In one Cervus elaphus chromosome 9, mCerEla1.1, whole genome shotgun sequence genomic region, the following are encoded:
- the GPR150 gene encoding probable G-protein coupled receptor 150 — protein MEAPFSPSTPSPAPNLSVPISLGWGLNLTSGQGAPVPGPPPPPPSGPPSRRVRLVCLGVILVVTVAGNATVLCRLCGGGGGAWAGPKRRKMDFLLVQLALADLYAGGGTALSQLAWELLGEPRRAAGDLACRCVHLLRASGRAASAHLVALIALERQRAVRRPQGPPLPARALAALGWLLALLLALPAAFVVRGGAPSPPPPAAPPPARAWPGERRCQDIFAPLPRWHLMLYALYEALAGFAAPAAVMSVAGGRLLRAWRLRPPQAPSAAAAAPRSASPGQGPAPNVLPRAKVQSLKMSLVLALLFVGCELPYFAARLAATWSSGPVGDWETDDLAVALRLVGVANSALDPFVYLFFQAGGCRLRQRLRRRLGPLCCPPEGAAEDEERARGHQALHRHRWPHPHYHHARREQPEQGYLRPPPPRPRPPPCSCESVF, from the coding sequence ATGGAGGCTCCCTTCAGCCCCTCAACTCCGTCGCCGGCGCCCAACCTCTCCGTACCCATCTCGCTGGGCTGGGGTCTCAACCTGACTTCCGGACAGGGAGCCCCAGTCCCGGGGCCCCCGCCTCCGCCGCCGTCCGGGCCGCCCAGCCGCCGCGTACGCCTGGTCTGCCTGGGGGTCATCCTGGTGGTGACGGTGGCTGGCAACGCCACAGTGCTGTGTCGCCTgtgcggcggcggcggtggggcCTGGGCGGGTCCCAAGCGTCGCAAGATGGACTTCCTGCTGGTGCAGCTGGCCCTGGCCGACCTGTACGCGGGCGGGGGCACCGCGCTGTCGCAGCTGGCTTGGGAACTGCTGGGCGAGCCGCGCCGGGCCGCAGGCGACCTGGCGTGCCGCTGCGTGCACCTCCTGCGGGCGTCCGGCCGCGCCGCCTCGGCCCACCTCGTGGCGCTCATCGCCCTCGAGCGCCAGCGCGCCGTGCGCCGCCCGCAGGGCCCGCCACTGCCCGCGCGCGCCCTCGCCGCCCTGGGCTGGCTGCTGGCGCTGCTGCTGGCGCTGCCCGCCGCCTTCGTGGTGCGCGGgggcgccccctccccgccgccgcccgcggcgcccccgcccgcccgcgccTGGCCGGGGGAGCGCCGCTGCCAAGACATCTTCGCGCCGCTGCCGCGCTGGCACCTGATGCTCTACGCGCTCTACGAGGCCTTGGCGGGCTTCGCGGCGCCGGCCGCGGTCATGAGCGTCGCGGGCGGCCGCCTGCTCCGCGCCTGGCGACTGCGCCCGCCCCAAGCCCcatcggcggcggcggcggcacccAGGTCAGCCAGTCCCGGCCAGGGCCCCGCGCCCAACGTGCTGCCCCGTGCCAAGGTGCAGAGCCTCAAGATGAGCCTGGTGCTGGCGCTGCTGTTCGTGGGGTGCGAGCTGCCCTACTTCGCAGCCCGGTTGGCGGCCACGTGGTCGTCTGGACCAGTGGGGGACTGGGAGACCGACGACCTGGCGGTGGCGCTGCGCCTCGTGGGGGTGGCCAACAGCGCCCTCGATCCCTTCGTCTACCTATTCTTCCAGGCCGGCGGCTGTCGGCTCCGGCAGCGCCTGCGGAGGCGCCTGGGCCCGCTGTGCTGCCCGCCAGAGGGGGCCGCGGAGGACGAGGAGAGGGCGCGGGGCCACCAGGCGCTCCACCGCCACCGCTGGCCCCACCCGCATTATCACCACGCCCGGCGGGAGCAGCCCGAGCAGGGTTACCTGCGCCCACCCCCGCCGCGCCCCCGGCCGCCGCCCTGCTCCTGCGAAAGCGTCTTCTAG